The Plasmodium chabaudi chabaudi strain AS genome assembly, chromosome: 14 genome contains the following window.
ATACATCTCATAGATCCATCGAACGAATTCAAAAAGTAGTATGTTGTGGAATAGAATTTgtagaaatataattttttttttcttttttctttgtgCAATATGCCCATTTATTGTTACTACGTGTAGGCAATTTTGCCTTAAATCTGTGTAATCCAGTTCAATTCTTAGGATAACacatttgttttgtttaaacttttattttgttacgATATTTTCcttgtttttgttttttttttccatctactttatcatcattttgttttcaaattaaatatttaacgTTTGTAAAAACTCAGtctcaaaaatattaacagTTTGTTTAATGGCACATGTTTGTCAAGCTCATATGCACAAACATGGATAATATCAATGCTGTACTAAAACGAATTTTGTCAAATTGGTGTTAGAGCAAGCACCTTGCTTGAATGGTCAATTATCTACGCATAGACTTAAAAATGGTAGTACTTATTTTGTCTACTCAATTTTTacacataaaaatgtttctAATTGTTCATAGCAGAGTTTTATATGGTATGCTAATTTGAtcataattaattaaaggatatatttaaaaaaaaaaaacatttttgagAAAAGtttattcataaataatatatatataatacatcaaaagaatgaatatatatgtgataTTTATGGGATCACAACACAATTGTATAATTTGGTTTAcgtttataatatatatgtaataaatataaaaggccataaattaataaaaatcatataaaaaaattatattttgtggAATGCCGtcacatatatacatttggGCTTGACGCAATgcataatacatataaaaataagaattcaatatttttgcattgtattaatatatttttttaatatgaaattattttattttaatatattaaaaattaaaatttgaattttatttaaaacgcacaaaaaatagtaggaaataaaaatgaatgatataacattatatataaacgtGAATACAAATTAAAGGGAAAAATATGCTTTGAAAATTAATGTAATAAGGAAACATATctacatacatataatttcCAATATTTGTCAAATCGGTTGGTTGGATtccttttgttttttttttttttggtgaTCCCTCtatatatctattttattaatatatttattttgtgtttgaaaaaattgatgctatagaaagaaataaatcaaCAATGTCCATATATAAGGATAAGGTAGCAAAGATATAATCATCAACTGTAAATtcgaattttttatgtttgcCTCCAATAATTAGTTGTGTGTCAACAATAATAGATACAGATAATACAAGGGCATTAAGACCAGCAAagattaaattaaatattctgtttctaataaaaatagctaagattccaataaataataatattatgaatgatataaaaacatatacataCCATCCTGTAAAATCCCATTTTGTTTGGAATGCAAATATAGTAAGCCCTATAACTACAACCGATGTTGTCCCTAGCGAATAGAAAAACACTTCTGAATTTATGATAGCACTAGTTAATGCAACAATTATTGTTATTCCTATAGTTATtgctaataatataaaataattttgtggATATTTTCTTGCAACATTTGGGAAACAAATTAATGCAAGCATTATTGGTAAACTGAATGCCATTCCTAATACGACAAATAATACATGATTGGTTATTAAAAAGAGGTTAAAGggtttatataaaacagCTAATGTTGAAACTCCAAAGGTTAAAAGAAGTtgtaatgataatattgagtaaacttttttaataaatccaTGTCTTATTTTTGTTGATGTATATTCGTTAAGAGAATGTTCATCATATAATCCGCCATTAGGTGGGGTAGCTTGACTTTTCGAATTATAATAGTCTTTAGTTCCTTGttctttttcattgttATAGCCATAGCCGCCTTGATTATATACAGCTCCATAAGTTGAGCCAGCGTTATTTCCGTCTgaattatacatttttgaCTGCTTGTGATGGATATAGTTcagaatattatattattcgtgtgtgtatatattccCAAACtgtacaataaaaaatagtgtTTTATTcctacaaaataaattaaaaaatccaATGAGTtatgatatttattaatttaaatgctAATGATTTATTCTTAAAGtgatatatacatataatgcTAATAACGTGCACACGTTTGTTGctcttatatatatacactgttttataatttgaatgcgtaattttttacaaacaaTTTGATTATAACtcgttaaaaaaaatagttatataaGTTTTCTCTctttaatatgtatataaattttgctTATGTATTGTACCtttgtaaataatagtTTGGTCTGGTATTATTGggttgttttatttattttacagattatattttttatttttgtatggtcaaaaatttttattttatatattttatagcttttttttatgaaaaaattatgaatgttcataaaaaaataaaataaaaaaaataataataaaataatataaaataaaaaaataaaaaaaataaaatatatatttttctgttaaatggaataataaaattaatataagtatatttgtagaattaatataataattaatatattaaaaattaaaaaaaaaacaaggaAAACGAAAAtagcaaataataatgaaaaaaaacgaaaaaaggaaattcATACTTTATATGGCGTATTAAAAATGCTTTCTAGGAAATcgtaatttattttgaggtatactttattttgtttatatataatagtaaaattgacgcataatatatatataattcatttatatatatttttttatttatcttttGCACCATATgcttattatatgtatatacaaatatatttcttcttataaaaaaataaagagaaaattttaactcattgtttttttagtaatacattaatatatttttatattgatttattatgtttttccGATTTTTACTTTCCATTCgatgtatttataattatttaatttattacacAATTTGTATAAGAAAATATGgtattaaacaaaaattaataattaactACATACACAATTATTGTTCATACAAATAAGGGGAAGTTAATTATGTAAATGCATAAAAAGtgtttgtatataatgAGATAAATTTGccatatttacaaataaaaattgaaattctttgttttccaatttttaataGCTGTTTTTATAGATATCACATTTATGTGCATACGCGTTTGCacattatatgcatttacgaaagttatatattggtttaattttaacaaaGATAGGAAATCAACAAAATAAccattaaaataataaagtaacaaatgaattaattttgttaactCTTAAAGTAAaacattctttttttaaattcaatttattttacgAGAGCAATATTTATAAGCTTTCGAAAATTTCATcgaaatttgtatatacataatattaaaatataactgtgcaatttataaataaaatgaaagaaaataaGAGAATGTGAAATTATAATGGAAGGGGTGTGAGAAAAAAggatataacaaaaataaagttcATATAATGTCTACATTTGATTAAAAATGCTATCTTTATATGTCTATATAATACTAAAGGTGAACACATAtgaaattgtatatattttataactaCAGCAATCGTAGAacgaataaaaattatgatcgGCCACCTTTGAAAAATCAATAATATTGTCAAAATTTTCtactatataaatat
Protein-coding sequences here:
- a CDS encoding bax inhibitor 1, putative, with protein sequence MYNSDGNNAGSTYGAVYNQGGYGYNNEKEQGTKDYYNSKSQATPPNGGLYDEHSLNEYTSTKIRHGFIKKVYSILSLQLLLTFGVSTLAVLYKPFNLFLITNHVLFVVLGMAFSLPIMLALICFPNVARKYPQNYFILLAITIGITIIVALTSAIINSEVFFYSLGTTSVVVIGLTIFAFQTKWDFTGWYVYVFISFIILLFIGILAIFIRNRIFNLIFAGLNALVLSVSIIVDTQLIIGGKHKKFEFTVDDYIFATLSLYMDIVDLFLSIASIFSNTK